Within Verrucomicrobiota bacterium, the genomic segment TGGGCCACAGAACAACATGAGTTTCCAATTAAATGGAACCCAATTCGCCCACCGATGACAACCTGACGGGGAGGTTAACGGGAGATATTGTATTTCATTTTTTCAACTTCTTGCCACTCCTCCTCCTCGGACATGGCTTCTGAAACTCTGCGTATCAGAAAAAGAAAAACAATTAGCAATCCAACGCACACGGCAATGAACCAATTTCCATAACGAACAAAGAAAGAAAGCTTTCGGTAAGTCTGAGGATCATAGGTGACTTCGACCACACCTCCACCTCGGAAATATACCGACCCTTCCTCAGATTCCAACACATCCTGGATGTTGCCATATTCGTCGATCCATCCACTCCATCCACCATTGCCAACCCGGACAACGGGACGATTCGTTTCGACCGCCCGCAAAACAGAGTGCGCAGCGTGCTGGTAGGCGGCGCCTTCTTCTCCATACCAGGCATCGTTGGTTACAACCACAAGTAATCGAGCTCCCGCCTTAACGGAATCCACTGCCAACCCAGGAAAAATATCTTCGTAACAAATCAAAGTTCCAAAAGGGATAGTGCCTTCCTTCATATTCAGTCGAAGAAGTGCAGGTGATTTTCCTCCCGATATATCACTTCCGATTGGCACAAACTTCTCCAGAAAAAAGAGAAGCTTTCTGAAAGGAATAAACTCACCGAAGGGTACCCGTTTACGTTTTTGGTAATAAGTTTGGTCAAGCCCGGTATCAGGATAAATTATCATCAACCCATTGAACCAAGGATCGTCACTTTGCGTAGCTCCCTCAGCGGCCAAAGCACCCAACATTACAGGACCACCAAACTCCCGCGTCAATTCTTCAGCCCAATTACGCATTCCATTGTCACCAATTAGAGGGTACGGAAGGACCGCTTCCGGAAATATGGCGATATCGGCGCCAATGGCTTTTTGAAAAACAACCTGCCGCTTTATCTCCGCCATGATCTCACCAGATTTCGAATGATCCCACTTCATAGTTTGCGGAATATAGGGCTGTACCAGAGCCGCTTTGAAAAAAGGT encodes:
- the lnt gene encoding apolipoprotein N-acyltransferase, which encodes MSEEIPHKKSWKLVWAVGVFVATFCVHTFAFPPFDVPELGYLLPLPAVMWLFYESPSRKQFLWSVGGGFWLSWVVLIVWLRHVTWFGWIGLATILSLFPWVWVWVTYWMVPKFKDRDVLVRFLGILSVCSVWTLLEFVRTFFLSGFPWLPLAASQWQRPLMLQVSSWTGFYGASFLLMMVGMVIAFYLRHLFRGRQKGMARFCPEFLIGITIWMFATFGLFQIKFAHNKREPFFKAALVQPYIPQTMKWDHSKSGEIMAEIKRQVVFQKAIGADIAIFPEAVLPYPLIGDNGMRNWAEELTREFGGPVMLGALAAEGATQSDDPWFNGLMIIYPDTGLDQTYYQKRKRVPFGEFIPFRKLLFFLEKFVPIGSDISGGKSPALLRLNMKEGTIPFGTLICYEDIFPGLAVDSVKAGARLLVVVTNDAWYGEEGAAYQHAAHSVLRAVETNRPVVRVGNGGWSGWIDEYGNIQDVLESEEGSVYFRGGGVVEVTYDPQTYRKLSFFVRYGNWFIAVCVGLLIVFLFLIRRVSEAMSEEEEWQEVEKMKYNISR